One Podospora pseudopauciseta strain CBS 411.78 chromosome 4, whole genome shotgun sequence genomic window, GCTCTACCGACGGCCAAAACTCTCCGTCTCTCGCAGTATGCCCATACCGAAGCGGCAGGTTTCTGCCATGGCTACCCCCTGGCACGGCACGACGCAGAAAgcgaggccaacaagggagGCCACGAAGCCAGACAGGACTGGATCAAGCACATTGGTTGCGGACCTGTTGGTGAGTACGGCGGCTGCAACCCTGCTGACGGCCATTTCTGTGCTCTGGTTCTGCCAATGTGCAAGCCGGAGCGGTTGAGATTGGTTTCTTATCTTCTCGAATGTACGTTCTCACTGTCACTCACACCTGTTGATCAACCTGACAAGTTTAGACGCCTTCCTCCACGACACCGTCGTAGAAGGAGTCTCAGCTGtaagcccccccccccccacgcaccccttccccatccatGCTAAGCCCCCTATCCCAgcccacaacccccaacgGCACCACGACCCCCCACCCCGACGCCTTCACCCTCGGCCGACGTAACGACATCGAATCCGACCGCAAACACCTCCAAGCTAAAACAATGAGGCAGCTCCTCTCCACCGATAAACCCTGCGCCGAACGCATCATCCAAACCTGGAAAGCCATGCTCGCCACCACCCTTAAGCAGAAATCAAAACACTTCTCCAACCTCGAGGAGTACCTCACCTTTCGCATCGTCGACACCGGTGCGCCCTTTGTCGAAGCCACAATGCTTTTTGGTATGGGGCTTATCCTGCCTGAGCATGATAAAGCCAAACTTGATGAGGTTACACGGCCGTGTTTTGCTAGTTTGGCGCTGGCGAATGATTATTTTAGCTTTGATAGGGAGTATGCTGAGTTTTGCtgtggggagaagaggaataAGGAGGAGAGTAGGTTGATCAACGCGGTGTGGTTGTGTATGAATTGGTATGGGGTAGCGGTGGAGGTTGCGaaggggatggtgagggaggcgTGTAATGGGTATGAGAAGGAGTTTTTGAGACGGTCAGAAGAGTTTCTgaggggatgggagggggatcGGAGTGAGAAGGATATGTGGGAGAGGTATTTTAGAGGGTTGAAGCATCAGGTGAGTGGGAATGTGGCTTGGAGTTTGAGGTGCCCGAGGTATCATCCTGATGAGAGGGGGTTTGATCCTAAtgctggggtggaggatgcggTTACGGctgagatgaggaggggtttTCTTGCTGGGAAGCAAGAGGAAGAGCAGAAGGACAGTGATTGGTGGGAACAAGGGTTGGAGGTCACGTCTCctggggttgaggttgcgaTGTAAAGAGGGGAGAGTATTTTGGGCCGCACAACAGTCCCTGTAATTGTTGCTTTTCCGGAACTATCAACATCGTAGCTGAGAAACATGTACGACAAAATAATCCAAAGTTCTTAGCATCCCTGAAGCCTCGCTTGAACACCATCGACGCCCTTCATCACTCTCCAGTCGCTGGCTACCGGTACCCATCCGTCTCCGTTTTTCTGCCGAGTCCACCTCCTAACCGATAGGCAACTGGAGGCGGCCCAGAATATGGTGGCAGTTCAATGTCATCATAAAGGTTAGGCTGCTGGTTGACAACGGTGTTTGGGTTggcgctggtgttggtgcgggtgttggtgttggtgttggtgtcggtGGTACCAGCCTGTCTTTCCACATCATCCAACTGTTGACCCGCTCGCCGGCCTGGTGATGTAACTAGTTTTGGCGAATTCTTGCCTTTTCCTCTCCCACGAACACCCGCAGCATGACTCTGTGTCTATGCAAAAACATTGTAGAATGCTAGGAATACCGCAGAAAACAAGCCACAACGGCCAAAAGAGAGCCAGGAAGAAGGATACAGTGATGGCAAGAAGTTGTTCGCACCCATCATTAACCAGCCGTGGGTACATTCGAATTATTTCTCTGTGGACGAAACCAATGTTAAAAAGAGAAATCGGCGCGTAAAAGTGACACCCGACGACCAGGAACGTCGATGCGACTTCCCTGTTTCTGCCCTCTCCTAGCCAGCTGTGGGAGTTAGCGCTCTTGAAGGCAGGAAGAACTTTCGGCTCTGACACATACTCTCTGCTCTGCAAAATCATCTTGTTTCTCTCTCGCTGGACTCCTAAGTGTGGAGCGAGACTTTCTCCTGAAGTCGTAGAAGTTATGGTGCTTGATCCTGAGACTGGGCTGAGCAACGGTAGCGATTTTGATGTGGTGTGAATGAAAGGAAGGTAATTACTCTGAGGAGACTGGATTATCTAAGTAGGTACCCACCATACCAGGCAGCGGGTGGCTGAAGTGTGTTTAAAGTTGGTACACTCACATTTTTGGGGGCTTGATACTCGCGCACAGAAAAGCTTTTTCCAGTTGGGTTGAGGCTTGAAGCCATAGCTACCTCATTTCCATGTCCTtcaatcaccaccactacctcCAGTTTTTCTCCGACTACCTAAACATGCCCAGGATATGGCGGGAGCTCAACCTCATCACGCTGACCCAGCTCTCCTCAAGAGATAGGTTGGCCACAGGATGACAAGGAGGAGCCAGCCAAAAAAGAGCAACGCCCTCGAGCATATATCGTTGATCGACCACCATGCAGGGTAGAGACCGTCTATCGCCGCTCTAATGCCCATGAAGAGCATTCCAACCCCATAGACGGCAAGTACCGCCGTTAAAGCGTAATCGGCTCCAACTTCATGACTGCAGTACGATGTCAGGATAAGAGATCGGCGTCCAAGAGGGTATCGTGCATCCTTACCCCCGGGTGTGCAAGACCGCTTGGAACGTTTCCTTTGCACGTTGCGTTCTGTCCAGTTGCGAAGTTCCAGGTTGGCAAGTACCAAGATCAAACAGGCGGGAAGTCATCGTACCTCAAATCAACCATCGAACCACCCATCGCGAAAGTCAGGTATGTACGAGCGAGTGTTGATCGAGGTAGGTACGTATGTCGGTTCCAGAATGAAGATGAGAGCGGCAAAGTGAAAAGAGAAACGTGCAAGTGGCTGCCGTGGAAATATGGGTTTTGTGAACTTGAGGCGTAGATATAGATTCACGGTCACCGGCATGGCGCCTCTTTCGGCCTGGTAGTGGTGTGGCTTGCGTAGGTAGGAACCTTATAGGTATTCATAGGTGAGAGACATTGAGGGCTTGTCTTTTCTTGCTCACGTTCATGAGATTACGAGGAATATATGCGCAACTTGAATGCAACGCTGTTCATAACTTCTTTCATGTTGATGGTACTAGTAAGTAGGTATAATGTCATCATCCCAGCAAGTCAAagaaacaccaccaaaacaacacTTGACACCCAAACTCCAGCCCGTATAATCTCACAATCATCATTCACCATGTACATTCCATTACATATCGAGCTTCGTCATCATTCCCAGTCAATCCCCCAAAGTGAAAACACCACGCCCCTTGTTTCCCCCTCACCACATGCTGTCCAAACCAAcccgcccccctcttccatcatctcccttTAATACCCGCGACTCCtactccttctcccccccgcccccctaacctcctccctcccataaACCGCATACCCCCCGTCCACCCCCCGACTCCTACTCCtcgacccctccctcctaacATAAACCGGCTCCACCTCCGTCATGCCCACCCTTCTTTCCCTGCTAACCGTCCTCGTCCTTGAATGTCCCCTGTGTGAATGCCTCGACCTGCTCCTGGACGTATGTCGTGGCGGATACTCCTCCCTCACACTCCCATACCACGGCTTCCCCGGCACCGCAGGCTTGTTCGGGGGTGCCCCCAAGTTGGTGCACGACCTAATAATCCAgatgagaagaagcaaaCCGACGATTGAGCCGATTACGATCCCGGCGATGGCCCCgccggtgagggtggtggtttcatCTGGGTCCGCGGTCACGGGGGGGTCATCGTTGGTGCCGGTGATTATTGTTActgttggggggttgttgtctTGGCGAGGTGAGAGGAGGTTTATTGTGAGggttgggaggtgggtgaaTAGTATTGGGGCcatttttggggggttgttttggttgtgatgatggtcCTGTTGGTGATAATGGAGAGAACACAGAGAGAGATGGATGAAAAGGAGGAAGGGATGACAGTGCTGATCCTAGACGCTGAATTTTCTACCATGTT contains:
- a CDS encoding hypothetical protein (EggNog:ENOG503PHS7), which produces MAPILFTHLPTLTINLLSPRQDNNPPTVTIITGTNDDPPVTADPDETTTLTGGAIAGIVIGSIVGLLLLIWIIRSCTNLGAPPNKPAVPGKPWYGSVREEYPPRHTSRSRSRHSHRGHSRTRTVSRERRVGMTEVEPVYVRREGSRSRSRGVDGGYAVYGREEVRGAGGRRSRSRGY